The genomic segment GCCGCCAGTGAGGCCACCATCAAGGCTCCGGTCACCAGCGAAGGCCTCGAAGTGATTTTCTCCACCGACGGCTCCGTCTACGACGGCCGCTGGATCGACAACGGCTGGCTTCAGGAAGCCCCCGATCCGGTCTCCAAGCTCTCGTGGGACAATGCCGCGCTGATCGCCCCGGAAACCGCCAAGAATGTCGGCATCTACGAGGAGATCGTTAAGCTCGAAACCGATCGCGCCGCCAAGGCCCCGGAAGGTGATGCCGAAGGCCCGCAGCGCACCGGCCCGATGATCAAGGTGAAGGTGAACGGCGCGGAGCTCGAGCTCCCCGTGATGATCGCTTTCGGTCAGGCCGAGAACACCATCGTCATCCCCCTCGGCTACGGCCAGGGCTTCGACAAGGAAGACAAGTTCGACCGCAACTCGAAGGGCTTCACCCCCGCCAGCCACGTCGGCCAGGTTGGTGTGAACTCCGGCTTCAATGCCTACCCGCTCCGCACCGGGGAAACGAAGTACTTCGCTACCGGCGCCAAGATCGAGAAGACCGGCCGCCGCTACCCGCTGGCCCTCGTGCAAGAGCACTTCGCCATGTATGGCCGCGCCCTCGCCCGCGAGATCTCGACCATGACGGACGAGAAGAGCGGCAAGGACTTCGCCACCCAGCTGCACGACGCAAAGCTGCAAGGCAACGACAGCCACGCACCGCCGAACATCTCGCTCTACAAGCAGGAAGACAAGAAGGGCAACTCGCACCTCAGCGACCCGCTTCACCAGTGGGGCATGACGATCGACCTCTCGTCCTGCATGGGCTGCAACGCCTGCCTCATCGCCTGCCAGGCCGAGAACAACATCCCGATCGTCGGCAAGGAGCAGGTCATGAAGGGCCGCGAAATGCACTGGATCCGCATGGACCGCTATTTCGCGATCGATAAGGACAACGACTTCGACGCCGGCAGCCCGGCCCTCATCCCGCAGCCCGTCGCCTGCGTGCAGTGCGAAAGCGCTCCCTGCGAAACCGTCTGCCCGGTCAACGCGACCATCCACACGGAAGACGGCCTCAACGCGATGGCCTACAACCGTTGCATCGGCACCCGCTACTGCGCGAACAACTGCCCGTATAAGGCCCGCCGCTTCAACTTCTTCGATTACAACAAGCGCAACCCGCTCATCGCCGACAACCTTTACAAAGGTCCCTTCGGCGAGAAGCAGGTCGGCACCGCCCCGCACCTCCAGCGCAATCCGAACGTCTCCGTCCGCATGCGCGGCGTGATGGAAAAGTGCACCTACTGCGTGCAGCGCCTGAAGGACGCCAAGATCCGCCAGAAGCGCGGCCAGAAGCAGGAAGCCCTGCTCGCCGGCAAGGCCTCGGTTGATTCCTCCGTCAGCACTCACACCCTCCGGATCCCGGTGGATTCCGTGAAGGTCGCCTGCCAGGAAGCCTGCCCCGCAGGTGGCATCGAGTTCGGCAACCTTCTCGATGGCGACAGCGCCGTGATGAACCGCGCCAAGAAGAGCGAGCGCAACTACGACCTGCTCCACTACATCGGCACCAAGCCGCGCACCAGCTACCTGGCCCGCGTCAAGAACCCGAATGACAAGATGCCCGACGCCAAGTTCGTCGGCAAGGCCACCATCCACATGCACTGATCACCCGGTGTTTCGTCATTAGTGCTTAGTCATTAGCAATTTCATCATCATGGCCACCGCCACCGAACACGCCCCGAGCCACACCCGCCAAGGACCGAAGCTTCCGGTTCTCGAGCGCGAGAAGCTCATCCTGAACGGCCGTTCCTACCACTGGATCACCGAGCGCATCTGCGGCGTTCTGGAGAACCGCCAGCCCCTCCTCTGGTGGCTGCTCTTCCTCCCCTCCGCTCTCATCGCCATGGTCGGCGTCGGCCTCGGCCTGACCTACCTCGTCTCCACCGGTGTCGGTGTCTGGGGCATGTCGAACCGCGTCTTCTGGGGCTGGGACATCACCAACTTCGTGTTCTGGATCGGTATCGGTCACGCCGGCACCCTGATCTCCGCGGTGCTCTTCCTCACCCGCCAGAATTGGCGAACGTCCATCAACCGCGCGGCGGAGGCCATGACCATCTTCGCCGTGATGTGCGCCGGTATTTTCCCGGCCTTCCACGTCGGTCGTGTCTGGATGGCCTGGTTCCTCGCTCCCATCCCGAACGCGAACGCGATCTGGCAGAACTTCAAGTCCCCGCTGCTCTGGGACGTGTTCGCCGTCTCCACCTACTTCACCATCTCGCTGATCTTCTGGTACCTCGGCATGGTGCCGGACCTCGCGACCATCCGCGACCGCTGCAAGCCCGGCCTCCGCAAGATGCTCTACGGCATCTTCGCCATGGGCTGGCGCGGTGGTAACCGCCAGTGGAGCCACTACGAAATGGCTTACCTGCTTCTGGCCGCCCTTTCCACCCCGCTCGTGCTCTCGGTGCACTCGGTCGTGTCCTTCGACTTCGCCACCTCCGTCGTCCCCGGCTGGCACACCACCATCTTCCCGCCCTACTTCGTCGCAGGTGCCATCTTCGGCGGCTTCGCGATGGTGCTCACCATCATGGTCCCCGCACGCCAGATCTACGGCCTGCACGACGTGATCACGATGAAGCACATCGACAACATGGCGAAGATCATCCTGCTCACCGGCACCATCGTCGGCTACGCCTACCTCATGGAGCTCTTCGTCGCCTACTACTCCGGCGCGAAGTACGAGATGGACGCCTTCAAGTTCCGTATCACCGGTCCCTACTGGTGGGCCTACCTGGCCATGATGTCCTGCAACGTCCTCTCCCCGCAGCTCTTCTGGTTCAAGGCCTGCCGTGAAAACCTCTGGGTCGTCATGGGCGTCGCCATGGCCGTGAACATCGGCATGTGGTTCGAGCGCTTCGTCATCATCGTCACCACCCTCGCCCGCATGTTCCTGCCGGGTGATTGGAAGTCCTACAGCCCGAGCTGGGTGGAGATCATGCTCTTCATCGGCACCATCGGCATGTTCCTCGCGCTCTTCCTCCTCTTCCTCCGCTTCCTGCCCTGCATCAACATCGCGGAAGTGAAGTGGACCCTCAAGGAGTCCGACCCGCACCACGACGATCATCACGATCACCCGGACCACGGCACCGAACTCATCCCCGCCTACCAGCGCGAGCTCCACGGCAAGCCCATCGTCGGTCCCGACAACTGATCCCGCCTTTCCCCGGAACTTTTCACTTCGAACACAGACAGTGAGTACCACCCGCAAACGCGTCTACGGCTACCTCGCCGAATTCGGAAGCGCTTCCGCCCTCTACAAGGCGGCCGAGAAAGTGCGCGACGCCGGCTTCCGCAAGTGGGATTGCCACACGCCTTATCCGGTTCACGGCCTCGATGCCGCCATGGGCATGAAGCGCTCGATCCTCCCTTGGTTCGTGTTCTTCGGAGGTATGCTCGGTACCGCTACGGGATTCGGTCTCGCCTATATCACCCAGGTCGAAATCTACCCGACCGTGGTGCAGGCCAAGCCGGCGAACATCTTCACGGTGCCCGCCTTCTTCCCCATCATGTTCGAGCTGACCATCCTCTTCTCGGGCTTCACCACCCTCTTCGGTCTGCTGGCGCTGATGAAATTGCCCAGACTAAACCACCCGCTTTTCGCGAGCCGTCAGTTCCACAGAGCCACCGACGACGCCTTCTTCATCGCCGTCGAGGCCCGCGACCCGAAGTTCCATCCCGACAAGACCCGCTCCTTCCTCGAGGAAATCGGCGGGAAAAGCATCGAACTGGTTGAAGAGGAAGACTGATCTCAAACTCCTCCCTCGCTACCTGCTACTCGCTACCGCTACGTTCCCGTGAAATACTTCTTCATCGCCTACGCGATCATCGCCGCCCTCTTCATCGGCCTCATGCCGATGCGCGGCGCGAAGTCGGCCGATACCCCGATCCGGCTCCTGCCGGACATGGATGAGCAGGACAAGCTCAAGCCCCAGAAGCCGGATCCCTTTTTCGCGGATGGCCAGGGCGCGCGTCTTCCCGTTCACGGCACCCAGGCTCTCGGCTTCAATGCCGAAGGTGCCTCCGAGATCGGCGGCATCCCCGAATACGAGTTCGGTGGCGGCACCGGCTACTACGCCACCGGCGGCGTCGAGGGCTACTTCGCCAATGGCATGCCGGAAGAGCTCAAGCTCACCGCGGAGAACGTCGGTGCCTTCCTCAAGCGCGGCGAGGAGTCCTTCAATGTCAACTGCGCCATCTGCCACGGCACCTCCGGCGATGGCCAAGGCATCACCGGCCAGTTCGGCGTCCCCGGCATCGCGAACCTCACCCAGGACACCTACGGCCAGGCTGCCTATCCGGATGGTCGCCTCTTCTACGTGATCACCAACGGCAAGGGCAACATGGGCGCTTACAAGCACAACGTCTCCCTCCGCGACCGCTGGGCCATCGTCGCCTACGTCCGTGCCCTCCAGTTCGCTCGCAAGGCCCCGTATGACGCCGTGAAGGAAGCCTACGACAAGGGCATCGCCACGCAGGCCAAATAATCTCCCGCTTTCCCTAACGAAATGTCACATCACTTCGTCACCTCAGCCGACATCCCGGTCGACGGCGAGCGCATCTCCAGCAGCAAGCTGGACAATGTGAAGCGCATCTCGGGCGGTGTCGCCGCGATCACCGGCCTGATCAGCGCCTACCTGCTCTTCGCTGCTCCGGACAAGATCGCCGGTCCCTTCGCCTACTCTTGGCTCTTCGCGCTGTTCTTCTTCTTCACCCTCGCCGTCGGCGGCTGCTTCTGGACACTTCTTCACAATGTCTCGAACTCGGGGTGGGGGACTTCGGTCCGCCGCATCATGGAGAACCTCGGTGCCGTCTTCCCTTGGATGGCGATCTTCGCCGCGCCGCTGCTCTTCCCTGCTGTCCAGAAGTGGCTCTATGAGTGGATGACCATCCACCAGCATGCCGCTCACAACGGAGGCTCCTATTTCAGCAGCCCCTTCATGGGCTTCTACGGTACCGAGTCGATGGAAGCCGCGCTTACCAAGGACCATCAGGCCCTGCTTGTGAACAAGCAGTGGTACATGAACAAGGTCGCCTGGTATGCCCGCTTCGCCTTCTACTTCATCGGCCTCGGCCTCGTGATCCGCGGCCTCCGCAAGCTCTCCACCGCTCAGGACAGCGATCCGAATCCCGGCACAGCGAACCTCTTCAAGGCGCGCAAGCACTCCACCTACACCCTGATCATCTTCGCGATCACGATCACCTTCGCCGGTATCGATTGGCTGCAGGGCATGAAGTTCGATTGGTTCTCCACAATGTGGGGGGTCTACCTCTTTGCCGGTGCGGCCCTGAACTCCATGGCGGTCATCATCATCACCGCCACCCTCATGCAAAAGGGCGGCTATCTGAAGCGCGTGGTCGGTCCGGAGCACTTCCACATCATGGGCAAGCTGCTCCTCGCCTTCACCATCTTCTGGGCCTACATCGCCTTCTCCCAGTTCTTCCTCATCTGGTATGCGAATATCGCCGAGGAAACCTCCTGGTACCTCATCCGTAACACGGAAGGCTGGAACGTCGGTAGCATCGCCTTGGTCTTCGGTCACTTCGTCATCCCCTTCGTTGTCCTCCTGCAGGCTTGGCTGAAGAAGAACCCGAAGCTCCTCAGCATCGTCGCCGTCTATACTCTGGCGATGCACATCCTCGATCACTACCTCATCGTGATCCCGGAGCGCTCGGTTTC from the Luteolibacter rhizosphaerae genome contains:
- the nrfD gene encoding NrfD/PsrC family molybdoenzyme membrane anchor subunit, which produces MATATEHAPSHTRQGPKLPVLEREKLILNGRSYHWITERICGVLENRQPLLWWLLFLPSALIAMVGVGLGLTYLVSTGVGVWGMSNRVFWGWDITNFVFWIGIGHAGTLISAVLFLTRQNWRTSINRAAEAMTIFAVMCAGIFPAFHVGRVWMAWFLAPIPNANAIWQNFKSPLLWDVFAVSTYFTISLIFWYLGMVPDLATIRDRCKPGLRKMLYGIFAMGWRGGNRQWSHYEMAYLLLAALSTPLVLSVHSVVSFDFATSVVPGWHTTIFPPYFVAGAIFGGFAMVLTIMVPARQIYGLHDVITMKHIDNMAKIILLTGTIVGYAYLMELFVAYYSGAKYEMDAFKFRITGPYWWAYLAMMSCNVLSPQLFWFKACRENLWVVMGVAMAVNIGMWFERFVIIVTTLARMFLPGDWKSYSPSWVEIMLFIGTIGMFLALFLLFLRFLPCINIAEVKWTLKESDPHHDDHHDHPDHGTELIPAYQRELHGKPIVGPDN
- a CDS encoding DUF3341 domain-containing protein codes for the protein MSTTRKRVYGYLAEFGSASALYKAAEKVRDAGFRKWDCHTPYPVHGLDAAMGMKRSILPWFVFFGGMLGTATGFGLAYITQVEIYPTVVQAKPANIFTVPAFFPIMFELTILFSGFTTLFGLLALMKLPRLNHPLFASRQFHRATDDAFFIAVEARDPKFHPDKTRSFLEEIGGKSIELVEEED
- a CDS encoding c-type cytochrome translates to MKYFFIAYAIIAALFIGLMPMRGAKSADTPIRLLPDMDEQDKLKPQKPDPFFADGQGARLPVHGTQALGFNAEGASEIGGIPEYEFGGGTGYYATGGVEGYFANGMPEELKLTAENVGAFLKRGEESFNVNCAICHGTSGDGQGITGQFGVPGIANLTQDTYGQAAYPDGRLFYVITNGKGNMGAYKHNVSLRDRWAIVAYVRALQFARKAPYDAVKEAYDKGIATQAK